One window of the Gambusia affinis linkage group LG01, SWU_Gaff_1.0, whole genome shotgun sequence genome contains the following:
- the LOC122833711 gene encoding baculoviral IAP repeat-containing protein 5.1-A-like, translating into MENVDVLTTRYMTFDKMYSHALREQSFRDWPFREECNCTPEKMAKAGFVHCPSDNEPDVACCFFCLIELEGWEPDDDPWFEHTKRSPTCGFLSMKKADFTELTVSEYCQLEGERLKSYIRKISHKMMAYLRDDMDKVLDRLKSQLETI; encoded by the exons ATGGAAAATGTAGATGTGCTGACGACCAGGTATATGAcgtttgacaaaatgtacagCCATGCTCTGCGGGAGCAGAGTTTTAGAGACTGGCCGTTTAGAGAGGAATGCAACTGCACACCTGAAAAG atGGCTAAAGCTGGTTTTGTGCACTGCCCCAGTGACAATGAACCAGACGTTGCCTGCTGTTTCTTCTGTCTGATCGAACTCGAGGGCTGGGAACCAGATGATGATCCATG GTTTGAGCACACCAAGCGCTCACCCACTTGTGGATTCCTATCCATGAAGAAAGCAGATTTCACAGAGCTGACCGTGTCTGAATACTGTCAACTGGAAGGCGAAAGGCTGAAGAGCTACATT AGGAAGATTTCTCATAAGATGATGGCATACTTGCGTGACGACATGGATAAAGTGCTTGATCGCCTAAAATCTCAGCTGGAGACAATATAA